In Aliarcobacter faecis, a genomic segment contains:
- the dxr gene encoding 1-deoxy-D-xylulose-5-phosphate reductoisomerase, whose translation MILLGSTGSIGVNTLEIAKKFGLNVEVLVAGKNIKLLNKQIKEFNPKKVVVSSKEDVKNVNHTDVSFGETAILEAIENSSSEIVVNALVGFLGLKPTLKAIECGKKLALANKESLVVAGKFIDQTNLSAIDSEHFGLWYLLQDKIVDSMILTASGGSFRNYPLEALKNVSIKEALNHPNWKMGNKITIDSATMTNKMFELIEAAWLFDTKKLDAIIEPKSIIHALINFKDGSTTAHIANTSMQLPISYAILGKVDSEILKPVDLLEISNLEFKKIEESRYPIWQIKDEILNNLDLGVVLNAANEVAVSKFLSGKIGFLDISKLSLDAINRFSNLKASNIDDIFLIDKEVRAYYEY comes from the coding sequence TTGATACTTCTTGGAAGTACTGGCTCTATAGGAGTAAATACTTTAGAGATTGCAAAAAAATTTGGTTTGAATGTTGAGGTTTTAGTAGCAGGGAAAAATATAAAGTTACTAAATAAACAAATCAAAGAGTTTAATCCTAAAAAGGTAGTTGTCTCTTCAAAAGAAGATGTAAAAAATGTAAATCATACAGATGTCTCTTTTGGAGAAACTGCTATTTTAGAAGCTATAGAAAATAGCTCTTCAGAAATAGTTGTTAATGCACTGGTTGGATTTTTAGGACTTAAACCAACACTAAAAGCTATTGAGTGTGGTAAAAAGCTTGCACTTGCAAATAAAGAGTCTTTAGTTGTTGCTGGAAAATTTATAGACCAAACAAATTTAAGTGCAATAGATAGTGAGCATTTTGGACTTTGGTATCTACTTCAAGATAAAATAGTAGATTCTATGATTTTAACTGCAAGTGGTGGTTCTTTTAGAAATTATCCTCTTGAAGCTTTAAAAAATGTTTCAATAAAAGAAGCATTAAATCACCCAAATTGGAAAATGGGAAATAAAATAACTATCGATAGTGCAACAATGACAAATAAAATGTTTGAGTTAATTGAAGCTGCTTGGCTTTTTGATACGAAAAAACTAGATGCAATAATTGAGCCAAAATCGATAATTCATGCATTAATAAATTTTAAAGATGGAAGTACAACAGCACATATTGCAAATACTTCAATGCAACTTCCTATATCTTATGCAATTTTAGGAAAAGTTGATAGTGAGATTTTAAAACCAGTTGATTTACTAGAAATTTCAAATTTAGAATTTAAAAAAATAGAAGAGAGTAGATATCCTATATGGCAAATTAAAGATGAGATTTTAAATAATCTTGATTTAGGTGTTGTTTTAAATGCAGCAAACGAGGTTGCAGTTTCAAAATTTTTGAGTGGAAAAATAGGATTTTTGGATATTTCAAAATTAAGTTTAGATGCTATAAATAGATTTTCTAATTTAAAAGCTTCAAATATTGATGATATTTTTTTAATAGATAAAGAAGTAAGAGCCTATTATGAGTATTGA
- a CDS encoding phosphatidate cytidylyltransferase — MLEILGGLSTRVKTGIILIIAMLIIGYIDSYFLFWLVFGIVLIVAVKEAKDLYKLEDKSIYIYILLLWVAVYFYPMPVDLIFIVAMGYASQLAYKRKLDRKMILPLLYPTASFVFLISLYSEFGVMVLFWLLVIVAATDIGAYFAGKTFGKTPFSETSPNKTLEGVIGGMTLAIILGTLTSINEIGILGAIIVSAIVSLSSVFGDLYESYLKREAGVKDSGNILPGHGGVLDRVDGYLFGAIVMLVLLRIII, encoded by the coding sequence ATGTTAGAAATTTTAGGTGGATTATCTACTAGAGTAAAAACAGGAATTATTTTAATAATTGCAATGCTTATTATTGGCTATATAGATTCATATTTTCTATTTTGGCTAGTATTTGGAATTGTGCTAATAGTTGCAGTAAAAGAGGCAAAAGATTTATATAAACTAGAAGATAAAAGTATATATATCTATATTTTGTTACTTTGGGTAGCAGTATATTTTTATCCAATGCCTGTTGATTTAATATTTATTGTTGCTATGGGGTATGCTTCACAACTTGCTTACAAAAGAAAACTTGATAGAAAAATGATTTTGCCACTACTTTATCCAACTGCATCATTTGTATTTTTAATTTCATTATATAGCGAATTTGGAGTAATGGTTCTATTTTGGCTTTTAGTAATAGTTGCAGCTACTGATATAGGGGCTTATTTTGCAGGAAAAACATTTGGAAAAACTCCATTCAGTGAAACTAGCCCAAATAAAACTTTAGAAGGTGTTATTGGTGGTATGACTTTAGCTATTATTTTAGGTACATTGACATCAATAAATGAAATAGGAATTTTAGGGGCTATTATTGTTTCTGCTATTGTTTCACTATCTTCAGTATTTGGAGATTTATATGAAAGCTATTTAAAAAGAGAAGCTGGTGTGAAAGATAGTGGGAATATTTTACCAGGGCATGGTGGAGTTTTAGATAGAGTCGATGGATACCTTTTTGGAGCAATTGTAATGTTGGTACTTTTAAGGATAATTATTTGA
- a CDS encoding complement resistance protein TraT, producing MNRIKILGLSVVAATMLFTGCATSELQTNAKMTQSIFINPVKKELRTVFVSSKNTSGQKINLENSIIAELQAKGYTVVDDPEIATYVLMMNILYCDKKQENNAAGGALGAGAIGAGVAGYNGGGAGGSIAAGLGGALLGGLIAKATEDTIYQMQVDIVIREKAKGPVYSSNSTVAGQASVSDGKKAGFINSFGGSVKDVNATGHLNSNMASANTQNYESDFIEHKTMMLAEATKMKLTLQEATPILEKQISNQIAGLF from the coding sequence ATGAATAGAATAAAAATTTTAGGTTTAAGTGTTGTTGCTGCAACTATGTTATTTACGGGTTGTGCTACAAGCGAATTACAAACAAATGCAAAAATGACTCAAAGTATTTTTATAAATCCAGTAAAAAAAGAGTTAAGAACAGTTTTCGTATCTAGTAAAAATACAAGTGGACAAAAAATAAATCTTGAAAACTCGATAATTGCTGAACTTCAGGCAAAAGGTTACACAGTTGTAGATGATCCAGAAATTGCAACTTATGTTTTAATGATGAATATACTTTATTGCGATAAAAAACAAGAAAATAATGCTGCTGGTGGAGCATTAGGAGCAGGAGCTATCGGGGCTGGTGTTGCTGGATATAATGGTGGTGGAGCTGGTGGTTCAATAGCTGCTGGTTTAGGTGGAGCACTACTAGGTGGGTTAATAGCAAAAGCAACTGAAGATACAATTTATCAAATGCAAGTTGATATCGTAATTAGAGAAAAAGCTAAAGGTCCTGTTTACTCTTCTAATTCAACAGTTGCTGGACAAGCTAGTGTTAGTGATGGTAAAAAAGCTGGGTTTATCAATAGTTTTGGAGGTTCAGTTAAAGATGTAAATGCAACAGGTCATTTAAATTCAAATATGGCTAGTGCAAATACACAAAATTATGAGTCAGATTTTATTGAACACAAAACTATGATGTTGGCTGAAGCTACAAAAATGAAACTTACATTACAAGAAGCAACACCAATTTTAGAAAAACAGATTTCAAATCAAATAGCTGGGTTATTCTAA